The DNA segment CGCCGAGAGCAGTTCGTCGTCGTCCCACGCCTCGACGGCGCTCGGCGGGTAGGGGACGTCCTGGTACTCGCGGCCGCAGTCCTCGCAGGCGAGGCGAAGCCGGTTGTCCTCGTAGCGCGCCCGTAGAGTCGTGCCGCAGGTCGGACACGGGGCGTCGGCGTCGAAGTTCTCCAGGTCGGCGTCGTCGGTGAAGAACCCGGCGACGACGGTCCGGTACAGCAGTTCGCCCGCGTAGTTCAGGGTGTAGCCGTCCTCGCGCTCGCGGACGAACGGGCCGACCAATTTCCGGAGGTGGTAGTTGAACTTCCCGCTGTCCCGGACCGCGGCCCGCTCGCGGAGTTCGGAGAACCGAAGCGTCCCCTCGAACTCCTCGTACGGCGCGCTCCCGAGCGCCCGGAGGATGCGAAGTCGGGTTTCGTCGGCCACCAGGCCGAACGCGTCGGCCGGCGAAAGCGGTTGGTCGTCCGTCACGTTCGCTCCGACTCCGGCGGCGGTCAAAAGCCTCCCGGTCGTGCGTTTCTCGGTGTCACGGTTGCTCGCACTCCGCTAACTCTCACCGCCTGACCGCCCGGCGCGACGCCGGCGTCGCGCCGGGCGAGCGAAAGGGCAGGTCCGGGTGGTCGGCGGAAGCTAGGGGCCGAGCGGTCGGGCGAAAGGGCAGGGGATTTGTCCCTCGGCTTCGAACCCTCGCGCATGGAGACTACCGAGGCGTTCGTCGGCCTGACGTGCGTCGACTGCGGCGAGCAGTTCGACGCCGCGGAGGCAACCCATCGCTGTCCCGACTGCGGAGGCATCCTGGACCCGACCTACGACTACGACGAGATCGACCTCTCGCGCGAGGACCTCGAATCGCGGCGCTTCGACACGATGTGGCGCTACGAGGAACTGCTGCCGTTCCCCCGCGAATCGGCGGTCACGATGGACGAGGGCGCGACCCCGCTCGTGGAGTGTCCGCGCCTCGCCGACGAACTCGGCGTCGGCCGCGTGCTGCTGAAAGACGAGGGGCGCAACCCGACGGGGACGTTCAAGGACCGCGGCCAGACCGCCGCCGTGACGGCGGCGGTCCAGCACGGCGCGACCGACGTGGCGCTCAACTCCGCGGGCAACGCCGGCCAGGCCGCGGCGGCGTACGCCGCGCGCGCCGGTCTCGACTCGCACGTCTTCCTCCCTTCGCGGGCTGGGTTCACCAACAAGGCGATGGTGAACGTCCACGGCGGCGACATGACGGTCGTCGAGGGCCGTATCGGCGACGCCGGCGCGGCCTACGAGGACGCGATGGCCGAGCACGACGACTGGTACTCGGTCAAGACGTTCGTCACGCCCTACCGCCACGAGGGCAAGAAGACGATGCTGTACGAGGTCGTCGAGCAGAACGACTGGGAGGTGCCCGACGCGGTGGTCTACCCGACCGGCGGCGGGGTCGGCCTCGTCGGGATGCACAAGGGCGCGACGGAACTCCGGGACCTCGGGCTGATCGACGAGGTGCCGTCGATGTACGCGGCCCAGTCGGCTGGCTGTGCGCCCATCGTCGAAGCGTTCGAGGAGGGAAAGGACGCCCACGAGACGTGGGACGTGCCGGACACCATCTGCGGCGGCATCGAGATTCCGGACCCCGGCGCGAGCCCCTGGATTCTGGACGCCCTGCGCGAGAGCGACGGCGGCGCGGTGGCCACCCCCGACGAGGACATCCTCGACAGCGCCGTCGCCGTGGCCACCAACGAGGGCATCGAGATGGGCGCGACCGCCGCGGCGGCCGCCAGCGGCGCGTGGGAACTCGCCCGGCGCGGCGAGTTCGGAGAAGACGACACCGTCGTCCTGCTGAACACCGGCGCGGGCAACAAGGACGACGACGTGCTCCGCAGCCACCTGATGGGCAAAGGAATCTGACTGGGCTACTGTTCGACGTCGACCGGGTCGTCGGCGATGATCCAGGCGTCGGGCGACGCCTTGGACCGCAGTTCGAGGCTTCCGTCGTGGAAGTGAGCGGTGATGCGACCGCGCGCTTCGGACTCTGACATGGACGTATTCGGCTACGAGCTATCCGTCCATTACTATTGACCGGCTAGTCGAACGTTAGGGCGCGCGAACCCGCGAAAAACGGAGTGAAACGGATTCAGTAGTAGTAGACCTCGAAGCGGTCGCCGCACTCGGCGCAGGCGACCGACCGACCTTTCAGTCTGTCTCCGTCGCCGAAGGCCGCTCGCGGTTCTCCGCCGTCCGTACGCAGGTCGTCGCCGATGGTTACGCTCCGGGCGTCGCAGTGGGGACACCCGACCTGTACGCTTGCTTGCGGCATGCTCACCGAATATTCCATCCGGGACGTTAGTTATATTCCGTCTAATGGAGCTGACAATCGGTTCCTTCGACGCGCGAAAACGGCTTAGACCGGCGTTAATGCGCCTCCGGCCTGGCTTGACTCGACGGCGCTCGACCCGCATTCGGCGCTTGAATCGGGCCGGCGGGCCGCAAGCCGGGCCTGTTTCCCGCGGAACGACCGGAACCGTCGGAACGACCCGCCACGCCGATACGTCGCCGCCCGACGCGCCGCCGAAACGAGGGGACAAATATATCCTTTAGACGCGTCTAATAACGGTCACACGATGTTGAGCGACGTGATGGAGGACTACCTCAAGGCTATCTACGCGCTCCAGCGGGAGGGAGAGAGCCCCGTCTCGACCTCCGCCATCGCGGAGTACCTTGACGTGACGCCGCCCACGGTGACGAGCATGGTCGAGAAACTCGCCGACCGCGGACTGGTCGAGCGCGAGAAGTACAAGGGAGTCGAACTCACCGCCGAGGGCGAAACCGTCGCGCTCGAAGTGCTGCGCCACCACCGCCTGCTGGAGTCGTACCTCACCGAGCACCTCGACTACTCGTGGAGCGAGGTCCACGAGGAGGCCGACACGCTCGAACACCACATCAGCGAGGAGTTCGAGCGCCGGGTCGCCGAGGCGCTGGGCGACCCCGAGGTCGACCCCCACGGCGACCCCATCCCGGGCGCCGACCTCACGCCGCCCGAGGAAACCGGCGTGACGCCGCTGTCGGACCACGAGCCGGGCGACCGCCTCGTCGTCGCCCGCGTCAGCGACCGCGACGAGGAGGAACTGCGCTACCTCGCCGACGCCGGCATCGCGCCGGGCACAGAACTCGAAGTCGTCGACGTGGCGCCGTTCGGCATGGTGACCGTCTCGCTGGTCGACGACGACGCCGAGCAGAGCCTCCCCGAGAACGTCGCCCGGTCGATCCGGGTCCGCAGCGCCGAGGAGGTCCGGGCGTGACCGCGGCGGTACCGTCGCCGGTACCGCTCGCGGCCGGACTCGACTCGGTGGTCGAACGCTACGACGCCTACGGCCCGCTGGTCGCGGCGTTCCTCGCCAACACGCTGGCGACGTTCGGCGACAAGGGCCAACTCGTCGTGGTGACCCTCGCCTCGCGCTACGACGCCGAGAAGGTGTTCGTCGGCGCGATGGGCGCGTTCGTCGCCTGGAGCGCGATCGAGGTGACCGTCGGCCAGATGGTCGTGAGCGCCGTCTCCGACACGGCGATGACGCTGGCGACCGGCGGACTGTTCGTCGCGTTCGGCCTCTGGACGCTGTGGACCGCGGTCGGCCGCTTCCGCCGGCGCGTCGGCGACCCCGACGGACCGCTCCTGACCGGCGGCGGCGTCGACGTGGGGCTGACGGGGCGACTCCTGCCCGACGTGGTCCTCGACCGCGTGGGGACCCACGGCGGCGTCCTGACGAGTTTCGTCTTCATCGCGTTCGCCGAGTTCGGCGACAAGACCCAACTGCTGACCATCACGCTCGCCGGGACGTTCCCCGACCGGCCGCTGTCGGTGTTCGTCGGCGTGGTGGCCGCGCTCGGCCTCCGGACCGGCGTCGACGCCGTCATCGGCGAGAAGTTCGAGCGCTGGATTCCGACCCGGTGGCTGGAACTGGTCGCGGCGGTCGTCTTCGTGACGTTCGGCCTGGTCGTCCTCGGCGTCGTCCCGACGACCCTCCTGCTCGGCCTGCTCGCCGGCCTCCTCGCGCTCGGTGCGGCGCGGGCGGTCCGGTCACTGCGGTAGGTCGGGGGAAACCCGCGAGGCTCGCTTCTCCTGGCCGTAACCCTTCTCGACGTCGGGTTCCTAGCGGGGTCGACCCCCGATGGCCGCCCAGACGATGACGACGCCGCTGGTCGCACAGAACGTCGGTTCGCTCGTCCAACGGTACGCCGTCTACGGCCCGCTGGTCGCGGCGTTCGTCGCCAACCTCGTCGGTACGTTCGGCGACAAGGGGCAGGTCGCCGTCGTGACTCTGGCCTCCGAGAAGTCCTGGGCTGGCGTGTTCGCCGGCGCGATGGCCGCGTTCGCCGCCTGGAGCGCGCTCGAAGTGGCGCTCGGCGGCTGGCTCGTCGCCGCGATTCCCCGGAGCCTGCTGACCGTCGCGACCGCGGGTCTGTTCGCCGCCTTCGGCGCGTGGACGCTGTGGAACGCAGTCGAGCGATTTCGCGAGAGCGAGGACGGCGGCGCCGACGAGGCGTCCTCGTCGCTCCTCGACCGGTTCGACGACCGCCGCGGCGCCGTGGCGGGGTTCGCCCTCGTCGCGGTCGCGGAGTTCGGCGACAAGACCCAATTGCTGACCATCGCGCTCGCGGCGGCGTTTCCCGACCGACCGCTGTCGGTGTTCGTCGGCGTGATGGCCGCGATCGCCCTCCGAACAGGCGTCGACGCCGTCGTCGGCGAGGCCCTCGGCAACCGCCTGCCGCTCCGCTGGGTCGAACTGGCCGCGGGCGTCGCGTTCGTGGGGTTGGCCGCGCTCGCCGTGCGCGCACCGCTGTAAACCGAGCGACTCGCGGCGGCCCGGGCGACCTCGGTGGCACTCCGCTCTCGCGGAACCCGCGTCGTCGACGCGACAGGCTTTTCTCGGGCGCGGAACCTACCTCGGAGCGATGATAGACGCCGCCGCGTCGGCGCTGGCCGGCATCGCGCTGGGACTGTCGCTGGCGGCCCCGCCGGGCCCGATGAACGCCGTCATCGCCGAGGAGAGCGTGCTCCGGGGCTGGAGCGCGGGCTTCCGGGCGGGACTCGGGGCGATGACCGCCGACGCCTGCTTCTTCGTGCTGGCGCTGTTGGGCGTCGTCGCGGTGGTCCAGGAGATGCCGACGCTCCGTGCGGCGCTGTTCGGCGTCGGCGGCCTGCTGATGCTCTACTTCGCCTACGGCGCGGCCACCGACGCAAGTGCGGCGTTCACCGCAGACGAGGACGACGCCAGCGCCGACGAGGACTCGAAGGGCTTCCGGAAGGCGTTCGCGCTCGCGCTGACCAACCCCTACCAGATTCTGTGGTGGCTCACCGCCGGCGTCGGACTGCTCGACCCCGGGACGCTCGCGCTCGACGCGCTGGGGCTCACGGTCCGTACCGGCGGGCCGGTCATCCTCGTGGCGTTCTTCGCCGGCATCGGACTCTGGATCACGGGTTTTCCGGCGGCGCTGACCGCGGCCGGCCGCCGAGTCGACGCCTTTGCGCCGGTCGTCGCGGTGCTGAGCGCGGCGGTGCTGGCGCTGGCCGGACTCTCCTTCCTCTCGCGGTCGGTGTCGCTTTTGGGGTGACCGCGAGCACGTCCCGGTCGGCGGCGCGGCCGCGCCGCCGACCGGGGCGGACACGGAGCAATCGAGAGCGCAGTCGCTCAAGGCGCCTGACTTCTCGTGACGTCTTCGGAACTCTCGCTCGCTGGCGCTCGCTTCAGAATCTCGTTAGCCGCAGGTCGTCGCGTCGCTCCTCCTCGCTCGCTACGGCCGCCGGTGGCCGCGCGGCGACGACGTCTTCTCGCTGTCCATCTCCGGCACCTCCATCTCCAGCCACTCCCGGAACCACTTCACGCGCTTGAGCCGGCGGTGGGCGATGCTCTCGGCGGTGTCGCTCCGGACGCGGTCGGCGGCGTCCTTGCCGCGTTCGAGCACGCGCTCGACCATCTCCGCCGAGTCCATGTGGGTGCGAGCCTCGTAGCCCATCCGCAGCAGCATCAGCGCCGTCCCGTTCGCGCCCACCTTGTCGAGCAGGTCGGCCTCGATGAGACACCGAGTCTCCAGCGAGAGGTTGTCGAGGTCGCCCTGGTAGGAGTGGTTCTCGACGGCCTTGGCGACCTCGTCGATGAACGACTCGGGGAAGTCGCCGTGGGTTTCGAGGTACTTCCGGGCGATGCGCGCGCCCTCCTCGGCGTGGACCTCCTGGTCGGCGTCGAGTTTCGCGATGTCGTGGAACAGCGCGGCGACCCGCGTCACGTCGACGTTCGCGCCCTCGGCCTCGGCGATGGTTTGGGCAAGGTCGACCACGTTGAGGATGTGGTTGAAGCGGTACTCCGCCGAGTGCCAGGGGTACCACCGCATCCGACCCCCGCCGTCCTCGTTCTCGACGCTGGCCGAGAGATACTCGTAGACGAACTCCTTCATCTCATCGAGTTCCGACTCGGTGACGGGCGATTCTTTAATCTCGACGCCCACGAAACCACCTCGATTGTCCGACGTTCGCGTTCATTGTTACTCGCATAAACGTATGATTGACTCTTTAGAGTTACGACGAGCGAATCGAGTAGCATTCGCCCCTTCGCGCGGGTACGACCGAGCGTATGACCGAAACTCCCTCCGTCGATTCCTCCGGCGAGCGTGTTTTCGAGACGACAGTCGAGGGGGCCGACGGTGACCGCACGACGTACTACCCAGGCGGGCCGAGAGACGGGGGAGGAGCGACGAAGAGCGGTCGGAGGTGGTTCAGGTGAGCCACCGGCCGACGCGGCGGAGCAGTCGAGCCGTGAGCGTCGGACGCTCTCGGACGTTCCCGGCGTCACGCCGGACGTTCCTCTCGGGTTCCTCGGATTCGCGCGGTGGCATTCCGGCGCGGTGGCGGTCCCGGGACCGCAACAGGTCGCGCGTCGAAAGGACGACCAGCGCGGCGCCGATGAGCGCCCAGACGACCAGCGGGGACTGCTGGACGCGCTGGAAGAACGCGTATCCGACGCCGACGGTCAGCACCGACGCGGCGGCGACCCACGTCAGTTCCATCGCTCTCTGTTTTTGAGTCGGTCGACGAGTCTGTACAGGGGCGGGGCCATGCGTGTGCACGGACGGTTCCTACGCTTTTTGTTATGTGTGCGCTGGATAACTATTAGGCGGTGTCAAAGACCGCCTGAATCGGGGTCCCCTGCCCGGTAGGGTGCGTTTACCGCCGGCGCAGGCGGGACGGTAGGTCGAACCTTCGGAGCGCGAGGTCGGCGGTCGGCCGAGAACTCAACCCAGCGCGTGGGCGACCGTGACTACGCCGACGAGCAGACAGACCAGCCCCATCCGGCGCTTGGCGCGCGCGAGCGCGTCGGTGACCGTCGGCGGGAAACTGAACAGGCGGGACTGCGCTCTGAGTACGGTCGAGGGGAACAGGTAGTCGGCGAACCCCCACAGGACGAGGACCGCGCCGAGTCCGAGTTCGACGGGGTGGGACATGGGGAGTGCTAGTCAACGTGAAGCACGAAATAGGTACTCCCTGGAGGCTGCCGGTCACGAAACCGTTACGAAACCGCTTCGAGAGCCGTCTGACGGCGACACACGACCTACTTCGAGCAAGTCGGTGCGACCTGCGAAGGCTACTTCCGTGACAGCTTCGGAGCACCGTCGGCAGTACGATTCTCGACCGTACAGATACCGTAGTACGGACGCGGTGGTTCTCCCCGTCGAATATTGTGCCGCCCGAAATGAATGGACGCTCTTATCTGCCGGGTCGAGTGATTTCTCCGCAACGAGTACGCGGACGCTCCCGAAGTCTGTCGACGAAGCCGAACGAGTCACGGTCGTCCGGATGCCATGAAGGAAAACGACGACGATAGACCCAAGTGTCGGTCCCTCCGAGTCAGTAGCAACTGGAAGTCGCGTCGATAAACATGTCCGACAACTCTTATTACTGGTTGACCGCCCCGCTGCTCCTTTCGGAGAAATCGGAGTTAGAGGCGAATCTCCCCGACGAGTTCTACGCCGAGAACGAGTCCGTCGAGTATCGACATCGCCGCCACCAGAAGGACGCCGGAGCGTACTACACCGACGAACATCTGGCGGAGGTACTGGCTGATATCGCCATCGAGCGGCGCGTAGAGCCGATAGCAGAGAAGGTGGAAAACGCGGCGAGGAACGATGCCGAAGAGGAGGCGCGGGACCTCGCCGACGGACTTCTCGATTTGAAAATCTGCGACCCCACTGTCGGTGGCGGTGTCTTCCTGAGCAAACTCGCCCCTCGACTCGAAGACGTCCTCAACCGAGTCCGCGAGGTCGTTTCGGCGGAAGGACTCGAACTCGACCACGAGGCGCTCGACGGGGAACGGGACGTGGCCGAACACGTTTACTCGCGGATGCTGTACGGCGTCGACCTCGACGAGCGCGCGCTGGCGGACGCGTGTTCGCACATCGCCGAGGACTCTTCGCTCTCGGAATCGGAAGTCCGGAACCTCATCGCACCGAATCTGAAGCAAGGAAACGCACTGCTCGACCCCGTCCCGCCCGAAGCGTGGCCGAACAGGAACACGCTACATTTCCCCGCGAAACTCGGTCAGTTGGTCGGCTATCGAAAACGGCTCCGAGAGGGTCAACGCGATGCGGAGACGCTTCGAGAGTGCCTGGACCTGAAAGAGCAGATCGTCTCGCGGACGGCCGGCCGGGTTCTCGACCGGTTCCCCGACTGGTATCTCGAAGACGACCAGCCCTTTTGCTGGCCCCTCGAATTCCCGGAGGCGTTCTACGACGAGAACGGGCGCCTCCTCGATTCACCGGGGTTCGACGTGATAATCGGTAATCCACCGTGGGACGTCGTGAAGTGCAACGACCGGGAGTTCTTCGATACCGTCGAACCGGACTTCTCGCAACGAAGCAGAGCGAAACGGGACGAACTCAAAGCGGACCTGCTCGAAGACGACGAGGTGCGGGCCGACTACGACCGGTACGTCGAACGTATCGAGCACTTTCTGGACTTCGTCAAGTCCGACACCTACTACCGGCATCAGACCAGCGGGCGATACGGACACAGTTACAACAAGTACAAACTCGCCACGGAACTCGCGTACAACGTCGCGAGCGAAGGAGGAGACGTCCTCCTCATCACGCCTTCGGGCATTCTCGGTGAGGCGGGGTCCACCGCACTCCGAGAACTGCTCTTCGACGGAGGGACCGTCGATAGTTTCTGGTCGTTCAAGGCACGGTCGGACGTGTTCGAAGGCGTCGACCAGAATCCCGCGATCCAGATCTACACGAAGGGCGGGAGGACCGAGAACCTCCGCTACGTCGACGGTATCGAGTCGGCGGACGAGTTCGGTCGACTGTATCACTCGGACGAAGTACCGCAGATCTCCGGGGAACTGGTCCGCGAGGCGGCCCCGGAGACGTTCTCGCTGATTCCTGTCCGCGACGAAACCGGCCTCAACGTCCTCGACACCCTCACGTCGCACCCCCTCGCCGGTGACGACTCGGGCGAGTACTGGAGCGTAACCCCATCACGAGAGATAGACGAGACGAACGATAGACACCACATCGTGGAGGAGGAAACCGCGTACCCGTTCGTCAAGGGTCGGTGCGTCTTCCCGTACGACCTCCAGCCGGAGGTCATCGACAAGTGGGTGGAGGCGGACTTCCTCGAAACGGAGTGTGAACACGCGAACGAGTCGCGGGTCGTGTGGCGCGACGTCGCCCGTCCGAGTCTGCGACGGCGGATGTTCGTGACCGTCGTTCCGCCGGAACACGGCATCGGGAACTCGTTGAACTACGTCGTGCCCGACCAGTCCGAGGACGAGAAACTGTATCTCGCGGCCGTGATGCAGAGTTGGGCGTTCGAGTATCGCGCTCGGCAGATCAGCACGAACAGCCACCTGAACATGTACGTGATTCGCCAGGTACCCGTCCCGAGGCTCGACGCCGATACGGAACTGTTCGAGAGCATCGTCTCTCGAACCCGCGAAATCCTGAATCGAGACGTCGAGGACGGCCGTCGCGAGAGCGTGATGAACGAGATCGACGCCCTCGTCGCTCACGCGTACGGCCTCGACGACGACGAACTCGAATTCGTCCTCGACTCGTACGAGAAACTGGAAACCGAAACGAAGCAGTCGATACTAAATGCGTACGCTAACTACCGGGGGACGATGACGCAGGTGATGGGCGATCCACCTCCTCCGAAAAGATAGAATTTGGTATCTATTCGTCACGGGCGCGCGCCACGGACCCCATCGTTCGACGCGGGAAGTCGCGGCGAGTATCACCGTGAAAAGGTGGATTCGTACCGTTTTGGATATAGTCCCGGGCGGATTCGAACCGCCGTCAATGGCTCCAAAGGCCATTATGATTGGCCACTACACCACGGGACTTCGATCGCTTCGTTCGCTCATCCTGCGAGTTTCGCGTTTCCTCCGGAAACGCTCACCACCATGGGACTGCGCTGTCGACCGCAACGAAAACTAACGCGATAACG comes from the Halorussus vallis genome and includes:
- a CDS encoding TMEM165/GDT1 family protein: MAAQTMTTPLVAQNVGSLVQRYAVYGPLVAAFVANLVGTFGDKGQVAVVTLASEKSWAGVFAGAMAAFAAWSALEVALGGWLVAAIPRSLLTVATAGLFAAFGAWTLWNAVERFRESEDGGADEASSSLLDRFDDRRGAVAGFALVAVAEFGDKTQLLTIALAAAFPDRPLSVFVGVMAAIALRTGVDAVVGEALGNRLPLRWVELAAGVAFVGLAALAVRAPL
- a CDS encoding metal-dependent transcriptional regulator — its product is MLSDVMEDYLKAIYALQREGESPVSTSAIAEYLDVTPPTVTSMVEKLADRGLVEREKYKGVELTAEGETVALEVLRHHRLLESYLTEHLDYSWSEVHEEADTLEHHISEEFERRVAEALGDPEVDPHGDPIPGADLTPPEETGVTPLSDHEPGDRLVVARVSDRDEEELRYLADAGIAPGTELEVVDVAPFGMVTVSLVDDDAEQSLPENVARSIRVRSAEEVRA
- a CDS encoding threonine synthase — protein: METTEAFVGLTCVDCGEQFDAAEATHRCPDCGGILDPTYDYDEIDLSREDLESRRFDTMWRYEELLPFPRESAVTMDEGATPLVECPRLADELGVGRVLLKDEGRNPTGTFKDRGQTAAVTAAVQHGATDVALNSAGNAGQAAAAYAARAGLDSHVFLPSRAGFTNKAMVNVHGGDMTVVEGRIGDAGAAYEDAMAEHDDWYSVKTFVTPYRHEGKKTMLYEVVEQNDWEVPDAVVYPTGGGVGLVGMHKGATELRDLGLIDEVPSMYAAQSAGCAPIVEAFEEGKDAHETWDVPDTICGGIEIPDPGASPWILDALRESDGGAVATPDEDILDSAVAVATNEGIEMGATAAAAASGAWELARRGEFGEDDTVVLLNTGAGNKDDDVLRSHLMGKGI
- a CDS encoding HD domain-containing protein, producing the protein MGVEIKESPVTESELDEMKEFVYEYLSASVENEDGGGRMRWYPWHSAEYRFNHILNVVDLAQTIAEAEGANVDVTRVAALFHDIAKLDADQEVHAEEGARIARKYLETHGDFPESFIDEVAKAVENHSYQGDLDNLSLETRCLIEADLLDKVGANGTALMLLRMGYEARTHMDSAEMVERVLERGKDAADRVRSDTAESIAHRRLKRVKWFREWLEMEVPEMDSEKTSSPRGHRRP
- a CDS encoding helix-turn-helix domain-containing protein, producing MTDDQPLSPADAFGLVADETRLRILRALGSAPYEEFEGTLRFSELRERAAVRDSGKFNYHLRKLVGPFVREREDGYTLNYAGELLYRTVVAGFFTDDADLENFDADAPCPTCGTTLRARYEDNRLRLACEDCGREYQDVPYPPSAVEAWDDDELLSAFDQWGRHNILLFNRGVCKWCGGPMPGEFRRVSGEGLTGDRESAVYVARACGNCNGFMYTTPGETVLYHPATVSFFHDRGVDVTARPLWELDFVADGVREVRSEDPWEVVVAVECDGDELRFVLDDDVEVTAVETPEE
- a CDS encoding LysE family translocator, producing the protein MIDAAASALAGIALGLSLAAPPGPMNAVIAEESVLRGWSAGFRAGLGAMTADACFFVLALLGVVAVVQEMPTLRAALFGVGGLLMLYFAYGAATDASAAFTADEDDASADEDSKGFRKAFALALTNPYQILWWLTAGVGLLDPGTLALDALGLTVRTGGPVILVAFFAGIGLWITGFPAALTAAGRRVDAFAPVVAVLSAAVLALAGLSFLSRSVSLLG
- a CDS encoding TMEM165/GDT1 family protein; amino-acid sequence: MTAAVPSPVPLAAGLDSVVERYDAYGPLVAAFLANTLATFGDKGQLVVVTLASRYDAEKVFVGAMGAFVAWSAIEVTVGQMVVSAVSDTAMTLATGGLFVAFGLWTLWTAVGRFRRRVGDPDGPLLTGGGVDVGLTGRLLPDVVLDRVGTHGGVLTSFVFIAFAEFGDKTQLLTITLAGTFPDRPLSVFVGVVAALGLRTGVDAVIGEKFERWIPTRWLELVAAVVFVTFGLVVLGVVPTTLLLGLLAGLLALGAARAVRSLR